The segment CAGATTTCGAGCTGCGAACTAGAAGTCGTAACGCAACGCGAACTGCATTTCACGCGGAGCGCTGGCGGAAGCCGTGATCGCCCCGAAAGAGCTCGACGTGATGTTAAGGTTGGGATTAGCAAAGACGTTGTGGTTAAACAGGTTGTAAGACTCCCAACGGAATTGGAGCGTGTGTTTCTCTGACCACGGCATCTTCCATTTCTTCAAAACGGACAGATCCACATTCCAGAACCCGGTACTCCGGAGCGTGTTTCTGTTCCCGATCTGAAGAGCGTTCGGAAACGCCAGGCCTGCCAGGGTCGCCGTGGGATCGGCGAAGAACTGGATGGTAGATCCCGCGTTGTGAACGTTGGGAGCACCTGTCGCAATACTGATATTCGAGACCGCCGGGCTGTTGAAACTGAAGCCTACAGGGAACGAGCCCGTCGTAGTGCTCATGGGCAGACCACTTCGCCAGGTGTAAATTCCACCGACTTCCCAGCCGCCGACGATGGCGTTGAGCCATCCAGGCATTCCACCACCCAGACGCTGTCCTTTGCCAATTGGCAGGTCATAGATCCAGTTGGCATTGATGAGGTGTCTGATATCGAAGTCGGAATTGGCACGGCAAACGCGGAGGTTCCGAAGGTCGCAGATCAGACCGCCGGTGATCGTGTTCGCCACACTGGAATTGTTGTCAATGGCGTGAGACAGGGTGTAATTCAAATCGAACTGCAGGTTGTTCGAATAACGCTTTCGAAGACTGACCAGCATGCCATTGTAGCTCGAGGAGCCTAAGTTGGTGAGGTAAATGTTATCCGAGAACTGACTGCTCATGCCGACGTTGGGGTTAAGGAATCCGCTGCCGTACAAAGCCTGCAGCACATCGGACACGTCGCCCCGCCGGACGAGAGTCGAAAGGCCAAGCGCTCGAATCACGCGTGTGCAGGAGATCCCAAACTGAGAGACGCAGGAACCGCCCACCGCCGCGCTGATCTGATTCTCAAACCACGGCTGTGCGGTCGTGTTGGCGGACGACACCCCGGCCTGAATCTGAGCCTGAAGCGCATTGAACGCCTGACTCAAAAACTGTCCGGAGCCAGGGTCTTTGAAATCCAAAGCCTGGGCTGCATCGGCTTGAGTGAACAGCTTGCGGGATTGCCGGCCGACATAAGAGACATCGACCAGGAAGTTGCCGGGCAATTCGCGCTCCATCCCAAAGCTGTACTGGATGGAGTACGGGGTCCGGAAATTCTGATCGAAGGCGTAGTTAAATGCACCCACCTGGTTCCCAAACGGGAAACCTGAGCTATCGACAAAGGGTGTAAAGGGCCGGGTGATGACCGGTGCCACATTCGCGATCGGCAGACTGCTGATGCTCGTGAAGCGCGGGTCATTGGCCAGAGCGCTGGCGGGAGAGCCGCCTCCAAAATTGGTGGTGGCGGTGTTGTCGAACAGATAGGACACTTGGTCCTGAATGAACGTGAGGGCGCCTGCGACACGATCATAAACCACGGTGCCGCCCCCGCGGAGAACCGTCTTGCGGTCCCCGAAGAGCTTCCCGAGCAACCCATCCTTGAAAGAGGGATTGTAAGCAAAGCTCAGGCGAGGCCCGAAGTTATTCAGATCCGGTTCATAGTATCCCCGGGTGTTGTTGGCCTTGCCGGCGAGATCGTACCGCAAGAACGGTTCTGCGGCCGCTCCGTCCGTTCCGGTCAACGCATTCAACTGGCGTATGTTGAAGATGCTGCGATAATCCACATCCTGGGTGGCCTGGAATCCATTGGCCTCGTAAGGCGCGCCGTAATAGGCCCAGCGGACACCGTACACCAGGGACAGATCACTGCGCATCTTCCAGGTATCCTGGAAATAAAACTCGTACTCGTTGTACCGGAAGTCGCGCTTCTTTCCGGTGCCCGGGGCAAAAGCTTGTCCGGAGACGGAATAGTTGAAGTTCGTTTGGATCTGTGCGTACCGTCCCAGGATGAAAGCAAACATACTGTCCCAGTTGCCCGGGGCAACTCCATTGGCATCGTTCAGAATGTTGGTAGGTCGGAGGGTTTCATCCAGTGCGTTCGTCAACCCACCCAGGCCAACCGTGGGGAAATTGAAATCGTTGACCAGGCCTGACCTCGAGCGGATGGGTTTAAAGGATCCGCCGAACTGCAGGTTGTGAGTACCATGGAGCCATGAAAAATCGTCTTTGATCGTAGGCACGGGAACAAAGCGATCCTGGTCGCTGATATCCGCGAATGGAGCTGTCAGCCCACCGCCGAATGTGAACAGATTCGGGAAGGAAGGCTTGAATAACGTCGGAAAGACCAGACCCGAGCGACTGACCCCAAAGGTGGCTTGATTGACCATGCTCGGGTTCAATGTCCAGGTATGACCGATGGCGTAGGTGTAGTCTTGAACCTGGATCTGGGCTGTCTCCGGATCACCTGGGAATTGTGCCGCCACACTGTTCACTGTGTCGGTTTGAATGCGCCGGGCAACCGTAAATCGACCGAAGACCTTTTGATTGGAAGTGGGGACCCAGTCGACGCGGGTCGTGTAGGTGTTGTCCCCCCGCTTGCTGGGGGCATTAAATCGGAACAATCCGGTGTTGATCCCGTCGCCTCCCGACAGGTCGTTGGCGCGCGGATAGCGGCTATTCACGAAACTCAGCAATGCCGCGTCGGCGCCAGGACTGCCGGCCTTGGGGTCGAGAGCCGCAACCTGAGCCGGAGAGAGGATGGTAATACAACCGGGGTTCCGGTCGAGGCGGCTGGTACTCAGACACCCTGCCGTGTTGTTGACGTAAGCCATCCCGCCGCTGCGAACAAAATCCAGCGGAACGGTTCTTGCGTAGGCGACGCCCTGGGCGTCACGGCGTCCTTCGTAATCGAAGAAGAAGAACAGCTTATCTTTGATGATAGGGCCGCCGATGCTTCCACCAAACTGATTGCGGGTCAGGGCAGGTCGGGCAACCCCGGACTTATTGTTAAAGAAGCTATTCGCGGCCGTGAGCGAGGTGCGATTGAATTCGCGAAGCGAACCATGAAAATTGTTGGTGCCGCTCTTGGTGACCAACTCGATCTGACCACCACTGCTGCGTCCCAGGTTCGCGCCCGGGTTTGTCGAAGTGGTACGAAACTCCTGAATGGAGTCGATGGGTGCATTTCCCGTCGTGGCGAATGCCTGGCCGGTCGCCTGGTCATTGGCATCGATTCCGTCGACCGTGATATTGCCCTGGTCGGCGCGGGAACCGGTCACGGAACCTACTCGGTTGCTCGAACCCGTCCCTACGTTGTTACCGACCACGCCGGGCTGCAAACTCATCAGAGCAGCGGGCGAGCTCCTGATTTGAATGGGAAGATCGACCATTCGACGAGTGTCAATGACGTTCCCCAGACTGGCGTCGGTGGTGTTCAGGGTTGCTCCAACCTCTGCTTTAACTTCGATGGTGCTCGAAATTGATCCCACCTGCAACGTCGCATTCCGGGTTTCGGTCACGCCTACGCCCAGGGAGACGTCATTCATGACAAGAGTCTGGAACCCTTCCAGGGTGAATGTCATGGTGTAACCCAATCCCGGCTTCTGTTGCACAAATAGATATTCACCGCGTTCGTTCGTCTTGGTGGTCTGTACAATGCCGGTCTTGGTGTCGGTGAGCTTGACCTCAACTCCTGGCATCATAGCGCCACTACTGTCAGTGACCAACCCGGTCACTGCACTCTGCTGACCACTCATGACAACGGGTAAAAACAGCAGAATTAAGAACACTGCAAGTAAAACCCTTGCATTTCTCATTGATCCCTCCTAATGAATTAGTAAGTTACTTGGTGTATAGAAAGACTCTCGACGCGCGACATTGACGTCCGGACACAAGAAAGTGAACGATCGTTTTTCATATCACGTTGGGGAGTCGGATTCACGATGATAAATCAGCGGACTGTTAAGCTTTCGGGAAACTCTCGATGGGAAAATTGAGCCTACGGAGAACCGAATCCCGTAGCCTGACTCTCTCCTGCCCGTACTACCGTTGCATTGTTACTGAAAACTCGGCGAACCCACCATCGGTTAAGATGGACGCCTCCTCAGGCGTATATTCAAAGTGCAATCAACTGTCCAAAGACGGGACTCGGCTATATCATTGTCAGAATATGTAGTTATCACACTGAATACAAAGAACATAATGGGATGACCCTTGGGGGTTGATTCAACGTCTCTCTACGGAAGAAAAATCCACTTTTACTGTTTTTCATAGTATGGTCATCTGTTTTTCCATAGATTGTCCTCCATGATCCCGCGAACGGAGTCTGCCTGTTGCATGCTTGCTGCAACGAGAATCTTGAATGTTCGGGTGGGTCAAGAGTTCCGAGTCCAAAGTCCCAAGTCCAAGGTCCAAAGTCTAAAAAACAGTTCAAGGTTCAAAGTCAAAAACCCCAAATTGAACATTAAATAGGGTTCTCACCTTTCGTCCGACTTCTGATGTCTGACTTCCGACTTCTGAACTCTAACTTCGGACTTCCGACGTCCGGCCTCCGAGTTCATCCGGGGGCGCACATCTGTGCGCCCCTCCGGGAGAATTCCGGCCTCTGGCTTCTGGCTTCCGTTCATTTCCTCTGACAACTGACCACTGGCAACTGTTTCTTGAAACTTCCCTCGACAACCTGCCGTAGAGATACTAAAATCTCGCGGTTCTTCGTCAAGGACCGCAAATCCGGATAACGAATCGAGTGGGTGGGGAGCCTTCGGATGAGTTCCAATCACACATTGGCCGTGGAAAATGTTTCAAAGCGGTTTGACAATTTTACTGCCGTGGATTCGTTGTCGCTGCATGTTCCCGAAGGGACCATGTACGGCTTGCTGGGTCCTAATGGCGCCGGCAAGACCACCACGCTGCGGATGATCATGAATATCACCATCCCGGACAGCGGGCGCGTTACGATTCTCGGTCGGCCCATGTCGGAAGGCCTCAAGGAACATATCGGATATCTTCCCGAGGAGCGGGGCCTCTACCCGAAAATGAAGGTGGGGGAGACCCTGCTGTTTTTTGGTGAAATCAAAGGAATGACGAGCGCCAACGCCCGCGCCCAGATGGATTTGTGGTTGGGGCGGATGGACCTGTTGTCGTGGAAGGAAAAGAAGGTCAACGAACTCTCCAAAGGGATGCAGCAGAAGATCCAATTCATCGCCACCATCATGAACGATCCGGAACTGATTATCCTGGATGAACCCTTTGCCGGCCTTGATCCGGTCAATGCCGACTTGCTGAAAGACGTCATGCTGGAGTTGAAGAAACGCGGACGCACCATCATCTTCTCGACCCACCGGATGGAGCAAGTCGAGAAGCTGTGCGATGATATCTGTCTCATAAACAAGTCAAAGAAGGTGCTCGACGGAAGTCTCCGGGAAATCAAGCGCGGATACGGCAAGAACACAGTCATTGTGGCGTACGATGGCGACGACAGCTTCATGCACGACGAGCGGTTTGTGCAGGGATCAAATAACTACGGAAAGTATGCCGAGCTGAAACTCAAGCCGGGCGCCAGTCCCCAGGAGCTGCTGCGGTCCATGGTGGAGAAGACCACCATCACGCGGTTCGAGGTGGCTGAACCTTCGTTGAACGAGATCTTTAAGGAAGTAGTGGGCCAGAGCGTCGAAGAATTGAATGCCGAGGACCAGAGCAAACGTCGGGGGATGCTTGCGACGACGGTCCGGTAGGTTTCAGGTGC is part of the Terriglobia bacterium genome and harbors:
- a CDS encoding carboxypeptidase-like regulatory domain-containing protein; the encoded protein is MRNARVLLAVFLILLFLPVVMSGQQSAVTGLVTDSSGAMMPGVEVKLTDTKTGIVQTTKTNERGEYLFVQQKPGLGYTMTFTLEGFQTLVMNDVSLGVGVTETRNATLQVGSISSTIEVKAEVGATLNTTDASLGNVIDTRRMVDLPIQIRSSPAALMSLQPGVVGNNVGTGSSNRVGSVTGSRADQGNITVDGIDANDQATGQAFATTGNAPIDSIQEFRTTSTNPGANLGRSSGGQIELVTKSGTNNFHGSLREFNRTSLTAANSFFNNKSGVARPALTRNQFGGSIGGPIIKDKLFFFFDYEGRRDAQGVAYARTVPLDFVRSGGMAYVNNTAGCLSTSRLDRNPGCITILSPAQVAALDPKAGSPGADAALLSFVNSRYPRANDLSGGDGINTGLFRFNAPSKRGDNTYTTRVDWVPTSNQKVFGRFTVARRIQTDTVNSVAAQFPGDPETAQIQVQDYTYAIGHTWTLNPSMVNQATFGVSRSGLVFPTLFKPSFPNLFTFGGGLTAPFADISDQDRFVPVPTIKDDFSWLHGTHNLQFGGSFKPIRSRSGLVNDFNFPTVGLGGLTNALDETLRPTNILNDANGVAPGNWDSMFAFILGRYAQIQTNFNYSVSGQAFAPGTGKKRDFRYNEYEFYFQDTWKMRSDLSLVYGVRWAYYGAPYEANGFQATQDVDYRSIFNIRQLNALTGTDGAAAEPFLRYDLAGKANNTRGYYEPDLNNFGPRLSFAYNPSFKDGLLGKLFGDRKTVLRGGGTVVYDRVAGALTFIQDQVSYLFDNTATTNFGGGSPASALANDPRFTSISSLPIANVAPVITRPFTPFVDSSGFPFGNQVGAFNYAFDQNFRTPYSIQYSFGMERELPGNFLVDVSYVGRQSRKLFTQADAAQALDFKDPGSGQFLSQAFNALQAQIQAGVSSANTTAQPWFENQISAAVGGSCVSQFGISCTRVIRALGLSTLVRRGDVSDVLQALYGSGFLNPNVGMSSQFSDNIYLTNLGSSSYNGMLVSLRKRYSNNLQFDLNYTLSHAIDNNSSVANTITGGLICDLRNLRVCRANSDFDIRHLINANWIYDLPIGKGQRLGGGMPGWLNAIVGGWEVGGIYTWRSGLPMSTTTGSFPVGFSFNSPAVSNISIATGAPNVHNAGSTIQFFADPTATLAGLAFPNALQIGNRNTLRSTGFWNVDLSVLKKWKMPWSEKHTLQFRWESYNLFNHNVFANPNLNITSSSFGAITASASAPREMQFALRYDF
- a CDS encoding ATP-binding cassette domain-containing protein; this encodes MSSNHTLAVENVSKRFDNFTAVDSLSLHVPEGTMYGLLGPNGAGKTTTLRMIMNITIPDSGRVTILGRPMSEGLKEHIGYLPEERGLYPKMKVGETLLFFGEIKGMTSANARAQMDLWLGRMDLLSWKEKKVNELSKGMQQKIQFIATIMNDPELIILDEPFAGLDPVNADLLKDVMLELKKRGRTIIFSTHRMEQVEKLCDDICLINKSKKVLDGSLREIKRGYGKNTVIVAYDGDDSFMHDERFVQGSNNYGKYAELKLKPGASPQELLRSMVEKTTITRFEVAEPSLNEIFKEVVGQSVEELNAEDQSKRRGMLATTVR